A single window of Chitinophagales bacterium DNA harbors:
- a CDS encoding WG repeat-containing protein: MKKSIIFLISLSLALSSFLSFAQEDEDQIVFNKEESAPINTVVKKYKGLFPIKKKANFSFIHKETKEKIDLNAEAIFPFSEGLAAIMIDKKYGFVDTHGKLVIPLDYDWVSNFSEGFASIIIEGKQGFINRTGKVGIEPQFENVLSFSEGLSAVQLNGKWGYIDRQGKMVIEPQFEIASSFNDGLAKVISAGETDCGYINRSGIFVVKPKFNFGTSGDFSEGLACVKTSGKYGFINTNGEWIIKPIFDYAKSFSDGLALVVSLKNGMCNYGFINEFGKVVIEPQFRQACSGNIENPASCLSSSCITPNTSLDKQIYTFIEGLAAVALGNKWGFIDKQGDFAIPPQFDEITPFSNGLASVRKGEKKGYINTEGQWYLTSYYQENFSFSEDWAIVGIPEKWGFIDEQGKTIITPEFDDVKYFDNGNMWIKQEGMWGIINTSGEIIIKPRFSDIYTCSPGNAIGIQQGKKYFVGKENKIVGPYNDILPSIQGFFEEGLEAVQIGTLWGFVNDQGKTIISPKFEQVSSFSNGIALVVKDGKYDFIGKKGQQLFQLHFDYATPFINEMATAQKGGVSYLLYSNGNMTPLNGIESVASQFNEELGRAKNGNLWGFIDTKGQVVIDFQFEEVSNFKNGFAMFKQFNKWGFIDTKGNMIAVPQFNEVFPFKEGLACVVVGKKYGFIDKKGTLSIMPVYDSARSFAEGMAAVEVNGKWGYIDMKGNIVIEPTFQEVEDFDNGLAKVTYKNQMTYINYKGKVIWKLETAAFSN, translated from the coding sequence ATGAAAAAAAGCATCATTTTTTTAATTTCTTTATCTCTTGCTCTATCATCTTTTCTCTCTTTTGCACAGGAAGATGAAGATCAAATCGTTTTCAATAAAGAGGAATCAGCACCAATCAATACAGTAGTAAAAAAATACAAAGGTCTATTCCCTATAAAGAAAAAAGCCAACTTTAGTTTTATTCACAAGGAAACCAAAGAGAAAATTGACCTAAATGCAGAAGCGATATTTCCTTTTAGCGAAGGGCTTGCCGCTATAATGATTGATAAAAAGTATGGATTTGTTGACACACACGGAAAATTAGTGATTCCACTGGATTATGACTGGGTGAGTAATTTTTCCGAAGGCTTTGCTTCTATTATTATAGAGGGCAAACAAGGATTTATCAACCGAACAGGGAAAGTCGGCATAGAACCTCAGTTTGAAAATGTTCTTTCTTTCTCCGAAGGTTTATCGGCTGTACAGTTGAATGGCAAATGGGGATATATTGACCGACAAGGGAAAATGGTGATTGAACCACAATTCGAGATAGCATCTTCTTTTAATGATGGTTTGGCAAAAGTTATCAGTGCGGGTGAAACTGACTGTGGCTATATCAATCGCTCAGGAATATTTGTTGTGAAACCCAAATTTAATTTTGGTACTTCTGGCGATTTTTCAGAAGGTTTGGCCTGTGTAAAAACGTCTGGTAAATATGGCTTCATCAACACTAATGGCGAATGGATTATTAAGCCTATTTTTGATTATGCCAAGTCTTTTTCTGACGGCCTTGCATTAGTTGTATCTTTAAAAAATGGGATGTGCAATTATGGTTTTATTAATGAGTTTGGGAAGGTCGTTATAGAACCACAATTCAGACAAGCATGTTCTGGAAATATTGAGAATCCTGCTTCTTGTCTATCGAGTTCTTGTATCACTCCTAATACGAGCTTAGACAAACAAATATATACTTTTATTGAAGGTCTGGCGGCTGTTGCTTTGGGCAACAAATGGGGTTTTATTGACAAGCAAGGTGATTTTGCTATACCTCCTCAATTCGACGAAATCACTCCATTTTCTAATGGGCTTGCAAGTGTACGCAAAGGCGAAAAGAAAGGCTATATCAATACGGAAGGGCAATGGTATTTGACCTCCTATTACCAAGAGAATTTTTCATTTTCGGAGGACTGGGCAATAGTAGGAATTCCAGAAAAGTGGGGTTTTATCGATGAGCAGGGAAAAACAATCATTACGCCAGAATTTGATGATGTAAAATATTTTGATAATGGGAATATGTGGATAAAACAGGAGGGTATGTGGGGAATTATCAATACAAGTGGGGAAATAATTATCAAACCACGGTTTTCAGATATTTACACTTGCAGTCCAGGAAATGCCATTGGTATCCAACAGGGTAAAAAATATTTTGTAGGGAAGGAAAATAAGATTGTAGGACCTTACAACGATATATTGCCTTCTATTCAAGGATTTTTTGAAGAAGGGCTAGAAGCAGTTCAGATAGGTACATTGTGGGGATTTGTTAATGATCAGGGAAAAACTATCATTTCTCCCAAATTTGAACAAGTAAGCAGTTTTTCTAATGGTATTGCCTTGGTAGTCAAGGATGGTAAATATGATTTTATTGGCAAAAAAGGACAGCAACTGTTCCAACTTCACTTTGACTATGCAACTCCATTCATAAATGAAATGGCTACTGCTCAAAAAGGAGGTGTAAGTTATCTTCTATACTCCAATGGCAACATGACTCCCTTGAATGGAATAGAATCTGTAGCCAGTCAATTCAATGAAGAATTGGGTAGGGCGAAAAATGGAAACCTGTGGGGATTTATTGATACAAAAGGACAAGTAGTGATTGACTTTCAGTTTGAAGAAGTAAGCAACTTCAAAAACGGATTTGCGATGTTCAAGCAATTTAATAAATGGGGATTTATTGACACAAAGGGCAATATGATTGCCGTTCCACAATTCAATGAGGTTTTCCCCTTCAAAGAGGGCTTGGCTTGTGTGGTTGTGGGTAAAAAATATGGCTTCATTGACAAAAAAGGCACTCTATCCATTATGCCTGTTTATGACTCAGCTCGCTCTTTTGCCGAAGGAATGGCAGCAGTAGAAGTAAACGGAAAATGGGGTTATATAGACATGAAAGGAAATATCGTGATAGAACCTACCTTTCAAGAAGTAGAAGATTTTGATAATGGATTAGCAAAGGTAACTTACAAGAATCAAATGACTTATATTAATTACAAGGGAAAAGTAATCTGGAAACTTGAAACTGCTGCTTTCTCCAATTAA
- a CDS encoding response regulator — protein MIQLMLVDDDKLAMLIAKKMLDRLSDKFEVSVHLNALNALNALKAHREIPDAILLDINMPQIDGWCFLEELNKIDVFTDVIMLTSSIYEEDMEKAKKYPQVKGFFQKPLNKDKILKLQQYYSRP, from the coding sequence ATGATTCAACTAATGCTAGTAGATGACGATAAATTAGCCATGCTAATTGCCAAAAAAATGCTCGACAGGCTTTCAGATAAATTCGAAGTCAGTGTTCATTTGAATGCCTTAAATGCCTTAAATGCTTTAAAGGCACACCGAGAAATCCCTGATGCAATTCTATTGGATATCAATATGCCTCAAATTGATGGTTGGTGTTTTTTGGAAGAACTCAACAAAATAGATGTATTCACAGATGTAATCATGCTAACATCTTCTATCTATGAGGAAGATATGGAGAAAGCAAAAAAATATCCACAAGTAAAAGGCTTTTTCCAAAAACCATTAAATAAAGATAAAATACTTAAATTGCAGCAATATTATAGTCGACCATAA
- the coaE gene encoding dephospho-CoA kinase (Dephospho-CoA kinase (CoaE) performs the final step in coenzyme A biosynthesis.), with amino-acid sequence MQDTNIYHTPLQVGLTGGIGSGKTMVSKFFALLGIPIYYADDAAKWLMQNDTTLIEAIKTTFGEHLYTKDQQLDRKLLANIVFNDVEALRTLESLVHPAVFQHTQEWATKHNSAPYLIREAALTFESGSYKILDKVITVYAPKDVRIQRVLQRDNTTIEAIEARMDKQMPDEKKMEMADFVVFNDGKTLLIPQILHIHKEILSSN; translated from the coding sequence ATGCAAGATACAAATATCTATCACACACCACTTCAAGTAGGCCTAACGGGAGGAATTGGAAGCGGAAAAACAATGGTGAGCAAATTTTTTGCGCTTTTAGGCATTCCTATTTATTATGCCGATGATGCTGCTAAATGGTTGATGCAAAACGATACGACTCTGATTGAAGCCATCAAAACAACCTTTGGCGAACATCTGTACACCAAAGATCAACAACTGGATCGGAAACTATTGGCTAACATAGTATTCAATGATGTGGAAGCACTCCGAACCTTGGAAAGTTTAGTACATCCTGCTGTTTTCCAACATACTCAGGAATGGGCAACAAAACATAATTCTGCCCCATACCTCATTAGAGAAGCTGCGCTTACCTTTGAAAGCGGTTCTTACAAAATACTCGACAAGGTAATCACTGTTTATGCACCAAAAGATGTTCGGATTCAAAGGGTTTTGCAGCGAGATAATACCACCATAGAAGCCATTGAAGCACGAATGGACAAACAAATGCCAGATGAAAAGAAAATGGAGATGGCAGATTTTGTGGTTTTCAACGATGGGAAAACCTTATTGATACCCCAAATTTTACACATCCATAAGGAAATACTATCATCAAATTAA